The DNA segment GGGGTTTGTTTGAGgggtgaaatgaaataaaaattttatgaatattaataagatagtttgtgaattaCTGTGAGATTGTTTGAGtaagatattttttagattttgaaaaggagagaaagagttatataaaaaaatattataaaatttattgttaaaatatagttttataatattattattataaatttttatacttATGATTGATAATGCGGTGCTTGACACATGATTTATATGGACTTGTGCAATGTGTGGATCTGAATACTTTTCCGGTAATTAAGTAGTACTCGTGTAATGTACCTGATCATGACGTAGAAGTGGCAACTGAAGATCATGGTTGTCCTCTGAATTGGTTTCTCTACAATCAGGCATGAATGAATCTTTTGTGCTTAGGAAGCCCACGAGCTTTGGAAGATCCCTTAGCACCAAGGTTTGAAGTCGACCGAACAACATCATATCTCCCTGATCTTCTATTCCGTCTTCTTCTTTCACGAATATTGCACCCAAGTTGTTGCATCTTGTTATCATCAATACTTTAAGTAGTGAAAGGCCTCTGGCTATCGATGATGAGAagataaatcttaatttttcaCAGTTATACACCGTTAAAACTTTCAAGTTTTTGAAGGATTCCAACGGAAGGTTACCCTGACAAATTTCTACCAAGCTTATCATATTTTCCAAAACAAATGTCTCCAGTATAGGAAACGCAACAACCGATGTCCTCAACCCAGGGATATGCTTAATATTACCATTATTTTTGATACAGAGATGTTTCAGTTGTTGAAAATCTTCTCTATCTAATTGATATAAGACACTCTCCGTAATGTTCGACTCGTCTAAATGAAGATATTCTGTCCTCTTCAGTAGCATTTTGATCCCAAAGTCTAATTGGAAGCTCATATTCAGTTCGAGTTTTAACATTCTTGAGAAGGCCAACTCCTTAAAAATGGGATACCAGGTACCTCCAATGCATATCATGTATCTCTTAAGCTTTTCAGTAAACAAATCTATCGGTAGATTGTTGGCATCCGGAATATCGATCTCTAAGGTGATCAAGTGTGACAATTTCTTCAGCTCTGCAAGGCTAGCAttttttccttcattgctggGTCCTTCAACCTCCCATCGGACAGTGATATTTCGCATATACAACTCTTCTAAGTTGACCAAGCTTGACAAGacattaggaggaatcactttAAGTTCGTAACAACTGCTCAAATCCAATAACCGCAAACGAGTCAACAACCCTATTTCTGTTGGCAGATTTGAAATGTCAGAACGAGCAAGACTAAGAATTACTAAATTCTTGAGTTCTCCAATCCCATGAATATCTCCCAGGTTACATTCATCTAGACACAATGTTTGTAGGTTTCTAAGTGACAAAAGTGATGAAAGTTGTATCTTTGTCAAACTTAGAACTTCGAGCTTGTCCATCCCCTGGAAGAAAATGTCTTCTAGCTTGCCCATCCCTTGGAAGGAAGTACTGCTTGGGGTTGCCAAATATCGATTTTTACACTGGACATGAAAGTATCTTAAATTAGGACATTCAATTTTATTGGGATATTTATGGATATGATCTCCACCATGGATAGAGAGCGCCTCGCATATTTTTAGTGCATCCACATCTGGCCATGCTTTTTGCCCACCATCGCCTCTCATGACAAACATATGATCATTTGATGCAATTATTGTAGCGACACGACGAACAACATCATGCATGTAAAATTCCTCGGAGCTATGTGGACTTTGTAGTAGCAAACAAGAATCTCGGAGATTATTAACTAAAGTCTCTAGCCTGTTTCTTGCTTTTTCCAATGTATCGATGCCATAGAATAAACGCAGACCGAAACCATATCTCAACAAATCCCGATAGGAAATGTAGTAACCTTGTCGAGCACAAAGCAAAAAGAGGGATCTGACCTCTCTACCATCAAGATGTATATAGCTTAGCTCTATACAAGAATATACGCGTGACCATATTCTTGTGTCATGTTCTGGAGTGGGTCTTGTTAGTTGGACCAGGGCATCCTTCCAGGTACTCAAATTCTTATTCTTTAATGCCTTAGAAACTGTTACAAGTGCAATAGGAAGACCTTCACACGCTTTAGCTACCTTAATTGCTTCATTTTGCAAATCATGATCATCTTTGATAGAATCACCCGCCATCTTTTCAAATAATTTCCatgcttcttcttctcctaAAATGTCGAGTTTAAAGCTGTTCTCTTCGGTGCACATCTCATTTGCTAGTACCTGCCAATCTCTGGATGTGAGTAGTACTTTGCATCTTTCGGAAGGAGTAATTCCTATTTCCTCCAAATCAAGTTCTTTCCATACATCATCCAAGATTACAAGTATCTTCTTCGCATTGTCTTTTTCTAACCTCGCCCGTAGACGGCCTTCTCTTActgttacaattttttcagaatCAAGCTCTAGACCTAGCATCTCTGCAATTTCTCCTTGTATTCGAATTACATCTGGGGTGTCCGTCACATTTGCTAGAGCCACCTCATGGAATAAACTTTCCTCCTTGGCTTTCTTGAAAATTTCTTTCATAAGTGTAGTCTTTCCAACTCCAGCCAACCCCCACACGCCGATCCTATTGATATTAGCATCTCCCAATGCCTCCATAATTCCCTCCATAATTGATATCCTCGAATCCAAGCTCAAGTATTCCCTGGTTTTTGGATTCACAATTTCTTGCGCAGCGGGACGAAAACCGACTGTGCTGAAGTCTCCATTTTTAAGAAGTCCGGCAATATTTTCCACGATCTTCTTTGCTTCCCGACTTAATTGATGTCGATGTTTCAAGTTTAGGCATGCCGCATTAGAGCTCCTCGAACTTGCTTCTGCTTCACCTCCACCAAGTATTTCGGTGGCCAATTGATGTAAAATACCATCCACCTTTGCCAACCACGTTTTAACATCATCTTTAATTTCCTCGCCGTTTCTTGAAGCAGCATCAATCGAGTCTAGCACACTTCTCTTAAAATCCCTCAAATTCTCCATGTTGCTATTGTAGTGGCATGAATAGCATAGCCACTGTCCAATAGGTGCAACCGTGTACTCTGCTATTTTCGCTACAATTGAAATAACTAActccattcttttttcttttttctttttctagttttttggttttttggatTTTGTGCAAGTAGAAAAGCAACGAAATAACTATTGTACCAACGAGAGATAAGAAAAGcaaagatggagagagagaacagGAATATCAAGTTAGATCAAACTTTGGCAGTGAGAGTACTTCAGAGGCAAAATGAGTCCACCAGCCTAAGGAGGGGCAAGGCTATTCTCCACAAGATGATGAGCGAATATTAGTAGCAAGCAATACACACCTTCAGGAAGAACAAAGAAGAAATGATGTGGTCACCCAAAGTCAGTGACAGATCCTCCACGCAGCAAGTTGTGTGCTGAGCATTCAAATTTGTGTACACATGAGGAGCTGGTTAGATTATAAAAGCGGTCGGTACAATAAATTTTGACAACCAAATTGGATATATGACTGACAGATAATGGTGGAAAAAGCAAACCTTTAcatccaataaataaaatgagacagagaaagaaaagaaaaatgagttttgatttgatttttcacTGTCACAAGTCGTTGGTGTCCATCGGTGGCATCGTTGTTCCCTTGTGGGTGCGTGTCATGCTAtttgataaagaaaaattctatttattattttcacatcatatactatatttatatatattttctgttattaaatatatgatatatatatatatgtgtgtgcgaTGTATGGATACGAGTAACTCTCCTAAGGACATTGATGGACTGGAAGCTGGAGCAAAGAGTCAATAGGATGAAGTTGGAAAGCAAACTTAGGCAGGCGGGGCTCTGATTCCCCAATATAGATACCAGACTAGAAACAGAATTGGGAGTGGTATATTGAGTAAAAATGGatcaataataaaatgaatCGTTGAAGTAGAACGACAGCCCAAGAACGAAACGAGAAAGCATTTCaccaaaaactagaaaaaataaatgaaaagtgTTAGAAATACTAGATCAAAGTACACAGCGGAAGCAATATTGATTCATCGAAAATATCTTGAATCTAGTGTAGTTGTTCCATAGATTTTCCAACGTCGTTGTTTATCCAAAATCCTCACGGCGATGGTGGAGTGTACTAGGTGGTAATACTGGAGCAACACTCATGAATACCACAGTCTAGATGCCGGGACTAAAGATAACCATTTGAGAAAGAGATCGTTTGTGATTTCTACACACACATATCCAAAGGGGGGAAGGGCTATGTAAATAGCCTCTCTAAACATAACTCCTGGCTGGCCTGGCCAACTATTAAGGCTCATGAAATGGCTCTTAAGCTACTTGATAACCCTCGAGAGAAGGTAAAGAGGTGCCCACTATGGGTGTCCctttcttataaaaagaaatggcAATTATCAAAATGCCAAAAGGTAGGAACAGAGAAAGGATGGTCAGCCACTCTCAGTTACCCTTTCACAAATGCATCACTTTCTCCGTCACTCATCAGGCCCTCCAGTCACACCCTGTGCTGAAAggtcattttttttaacataattacaagtgttaaaattcaaatattatggAAGAAATATCACACAGATATTTGTTTGTGGGGTCACAGCCATTCATTCGTGTGAAAACAAGATCGGTATTTGTCacgaaatattatataatttctctAGTCCGTGTCTCGAACAATTGAAAAAAGAACTAGATCATCATATATAGTATCTAAACTAATTAATGAACTGTGCAAAAATTGCTAAAACAAACaatgtggaaaaataaaacaaaataatttccaTTTGTTTTTGTATAATACGAACACAATGAATGAATAATTCCGATGCAACATCTAAAGTATAATATATCTGAAAGAATTTAATCAAACCTGATGACTCATAAATTCATACTTTCGATTTGGAAAATCATGATCGTGATTTCCACTCCGGAGAACTCGATCGAGAGTTTCAACACGTTGATGCTCAATAGATTGAGAAAGATAACTTGCCCAATAGAAGAATGAAAAGCAACTATATATGAAAACACAATGAGGTAGCCTTGAGAAATTCTTGTGCCATGAAAGAAAGTTGGAAGTTTTCCAATGAAACTTGATCAGAGCTAGTAATTTGTGAAATGAGAAAGGACAACTTAAATTTTTccgtttggatattgagttgagttgagctCTTTAGAAATATTAGGGAGTTGAAATGGTAGAGTGCATTTTGTAGAGCTCAcgtaagatgagtttagatgtgtttaaatGTTAAGACGAGTTTcgatatatttatgaaaaattaaaaaatgattttttttaaatatttattgatcTAATCCATTTCTCAAAGACactataagaaataataaaaaagcaaaacattaattgatttacattctcccactttgaaagtaaaatattaataataacgtattatattttaaaattattattaaattatattataattccttatgaaaatttttaattatactacCTCATCTATTATTATTACTCTTAATAGTTCAATGACATTCCCTTTTATGTTATAggtatgatttatttattgaaattgTAGAAATTTTAGGGGATTGTATTTGGAAGCCCACCGAAAGGATTGTATGGAAAAGTGAGGAAAAAATGAAGAGACGAAGTAGAAGATGAAGGAACCGGCTTCTGGAAAATTAAACAAACGAGTACAAAACAGATAGAGCTATAGAATTTGGAAGaataatttgtttaaatttaatTGGTGTccaaatttttgagaaaaactttttctgaaacattaataaaaaaaatgagcatttttttattctaaatttgtaaCTAATCATATGTAAAATAGTcagaagtaaaaataatataatgtgaAACACTAAaatgtaacaaataaattcaataatcaCAGAATataaaattgaaggaaaaaaaatgccgCTGAAGATTAATGTTTATTTCTCTAAGACATCCctattttttcaacaattttacaaagagtttgtattttttataatattattttaaatgaaccAATTTTTAAAGTAGCGTTTTTTTTTCAGATAGAAAGCCCAGAAATTAATATAGAAGCCCAAAACCCATCCACATATACGAAGCCCATCCATGCCTTGTATAGGGAAAACCCTAAATGCTTTGTTTGGTTGGCGTCAGCTTGTGTAAATGGGTCCGATTTGGTTTCTCATTCTGTTTGTTTTTGTACAAATCTGGAACTAAAGAACTTCGTTTGTGTTTTcatctcttcattttctttttatcttcttttttaaaatttgttaagAGTGTAGAGGAAATTGTGAACGTGATTGTCGAAAGATTGGAGGACTTTTTGGGAGGAGTTCAACATTTTGTACAAGGGCTCCAAGATCCCTTGGGCTTGGGCTGAGAGTAAACTGAGTCTGGAGCTATTGAAGGCGGAAGAGAAATTTAAATCTATACTGTATTAGATTGTGTTTTTAGATTTGGTTTTATTTCGGGTATATGGGCAAGATTTTTTTActgaatttttacaaattttaaagaattgttCTTGGATTTGGTTACCTTTCGTGCATATGGGTATGATTGTCTTGGAGGCATTTTGTTTGGATCTATGTTGgtttcctctctctctgtctatTTGTTTCTTACAACTTTTCTTTGTGAATCGTTTTCATTGCTGTCATATGGGTATGAAATCATTCCTGAATCGTTACAAATTTGAACagattttgtttcctttttataaATCTGATTGTAAATTTCTCCAATGGTATGaggaaattttgttattttctttagaTGTATACGTTTTAGAtattgtttttagatttaatttCCTTTAGTGTGCGTACAATTTATTTGGTGAGTTTATAGTAATTTGAAGGGGTTTTGTTTTTATCTAAtttgaagggaaagaaaatgctcccaaaagaagtagaagaaaagaaaatgcaaatatGTCATAAAGGCCGGGATAGAGAAGGAAATATGCCATAAAAGCAGgggtaaaaatgaaaaaaattgctCCAAGAAGGaagtacaagaaaataaaatgggaaGACGCTATAAACCATAAATTCAATGCTACTCTTACCAATATTTAAATTCAACCATAAATTCAATGGATTTAAAAGGATTCGGCTAATTAATTGTGAtggtactatataatatataacatatataaatcTTGAGATGGATCAAGAAGCAAGCACGTACGTACCTCACTTTTTGTCCTCCTCCATCCCGCATCAAGACTGCAAATTACTCAAAGAAGGTCACTGCAATCAATATCGATCGGCATTTAGAAGTGAAACATGATTAAAAGAGTGTCTGGCGAAGTTGGGCATATCACTGACTCTTTATGGTGGGAAGAGTACTGAAACGCTTCGTTTTATAGATCAATCGCGTTCCTCAAATTTGTATTTCATTTGTATCCGCAGACAAAGcgaaaaaccttttttttttataagtgatatTAAACTTTATTAATGTAAAGAAGGCATAAGCCAGGTATACTGGGAGTATGCATGTAATACACCGTTTTAAGAAGTAGAAaaagttacaaggaaatcatggaaacgaaaaacttttttcctcttttgttttatcttgtcCATGCCGTTTCTTTCACGTCCACAGCTTCTTTCAATTGAAGAAGAGCCCTGACACCCAGTCTTTTATCCGCTCTCCCTCTCATAGATGAGCAGTCTCAAGTACAAGATTCACTCCAATGGCTGCTGTTAGCACTAACAAAACCGTTGGGCTCTCTGAGACTTTCACAAGATTGAGAAAACAAGGCAAGGTAAGCAAGCATTTCACTTTCTGATTCgcttatttatatttcaattttcattctcatttttttcCACGGGTTATTATCTATTTCAATTGGGTTTCtggtagttttttttatatctgtTTTTTCTGAGTTAGTGTTTTGGGTGTTTTGACAGTGGACTACTGGTATATTGCCTTGTTTTCTTGTCATTTTAGTACATGCCTTTGTTGATCTTGGTCGGTGTGGTAATGGAGCACGATTTAATGATTTTCTAATACAATATGATTTTACTCTTCCACTGAAGGACTTCACCAACAGCACACAGAGCATCAAAAGCTAGCCAAGTAAGTAGAAAAGATCGatgtttggttttgtttgttaacATACTGACTACTCCTTCCACTGAAGCAAAATGATTAATGCGCACTATAAAAGCATGTGCGTGGGTACTGAGCGAGAACAACACAGTATGGGTAGCGGCCGACGATTGATATTGAAAATCTGTTAACTTGCAAAGTAGTATTACCTGGTTCGACGCCGAAAAGTGGGTAGCGGCCGAGCTCAGTGACTCCGTCCGAAACGCCGAtctgagagagaggaagagaactgGCAGACGGTGATTCTCAAAtctgagagagaggaagagatctAAGAACGAAGGGTTCGGCCGTCGAAGATTTTGGACGAAGGGTTCTGCCGTCTGACAGAaaggaagagaagagagaggaaaaggaagtgCTTGGATCTGGGAAGAGGAAGTGCTTGGTTCTGGGAAGAGGCCGTAGgttctcttctccttctcccAATATAAGCCATCAGCGCCGTGTACCGGGCCTCCACATGCTACGTCGATACggaattgataaaataataaaaagaaaatctttttACAAGTGAGTTGCACGTTAAATCACATGTTAATGTTTAAtgttaagagaaattttatttgtagtttGAGAATTGTATGTGCAGATTtttattaaagagaaaaaaaaattattttaagagagatatattaataattttaaaataatttaaagataaaattatttataaacctAAATAGAGAcggtatataatattactataaTGTTAATACGTAAGTTAtccatttaataaaatagtgtaaagtgaaaataaaaataaaaattatgagatagaggactttttattttaattttattttttaaaatttttttaatagaaaattagGTAATAAACGATTTGGTGTGTCAAAATTGCTTGTACCCAACCAGactcaaataataattttatttaaaaaattttacatgGAACTTACGAAAAGATTAACCCTATAAAAGAATTACCAAATTACCAGTGCCATTTACATTGGTACCTACGAAATTTTGCTGAAATTTACCAAAATAACcttctttcttaattttaattatctaattttGAGAAACACCTTACTTCCTATTTTCTATTCTCTCCTTGCTCTATTTAAATATTCCGAGTAAAATAGGAAATCCATCgtaaattatatgaataatagTTGGACATTCTACGTATGGTTAGCGGTGAAAATTCGAACCGAAAAATTGGAGAATTGACCCGAACCAGACCCAACCGGTTGGTCTAGTTTTAAGTCGATTCAGTTTGGAACCAATTCCtgcattttaaaaatagataaacccGGTCTGGTTTTGGTTCTTGATTTTTCAAAACTAGATCGGAccggtttataaaatatatataaaaataataatttttaatattatataaaatattatatatatagcttttctatataattatataaaaaataattttatattataatttttaacataaaattttaatcttaaatatatataatttttatatataatatataactacattagcacttgattaaaataaaaaaatagaaccaATCAGAACTGAAAccgataaaattgaaaatatcagtTTAGAAAGATAACCAATCTGAAATCAgttataaaaaatgtaaaattaatatatactaattcgattataaaatttgtataaaatcagactttttaattattagttgATTTGATCGAGCTAACCTTTTGTTGCCGCAATGCTTTTAATGATATGCGACGTCTTCGCTACTTACTTAAGAAtgtgaataataattttatttattatttttatagatattatatatcacatttctttttttttttaataataattttgttgtatatagatgatgaataaaataatttaactagtttattattaaaataaaataaaataaatttaaaatatataaaatatacaggTAAAATGACGTACAAcatctcaataataataataaaatatagaaaaaagctCCATCATGTAATTAACGGAGCTTTATAAATTAGTTTTGGCTTTAGCATTACAGGTGAGAAGTGATAATAAGGGACCCACCAAACTTAGTGCGATTTGATTTGACAAATGAAAATGTTTGAGAGCTCGCTGGTAGCTCTGCGTTGCtactgaatttttttatttttatttttaataattaagtaaatattttttaagaatgttataatttaaaaaaaaaaattaaaatattacaaaatatatgttaaaaaaacacacacacacaaaatcaACTAATGATAACTCTTAGGAACTACCAACTGTGGCTGGAGAGTCACCTTTTTACAACGAgtaatgctacacatcatcccaaactatattaaaatttatgaactttagctaaaattagttaaaataatttactTTCTTATTTCAATTgtctaaattttataaaatacattACAATCTATTCAATATTCTCCTTTTTTTTAACGAGGTTAGGATTGCTCATCTGGACTAATTAGAagtttttgtttcaaaaaagATAAGGTTTTCCTCTAAATTGGGGTGACaaaatctctttaaattaagaataacGATGCACACAAAATACATTTTcataatatatttcataataatgTGATAAGATGGGggtatttttatataatgatgtTATTATCATAAGATGttttaatttacaaaaatatctctcATTTTGAACatagttatttaaaataatgatttttaatgattaatttttatcatgatCAATACAACATGCGTacattgtggtttttttttatattttttataagaatttgtaGGGAAGTCTGTACAGAAAGATAAGTACATCGTAACATTTTCCTCGTTAATTTCGTTCCACCGGCCAGAATATTCAATTGGGGCAGTAAAGGGTGTCACCACCTAGGgtttttttagagaatttgctaaccttctagaagtctccaagtcttttgtaatcttgtggaattgtgtagagtcatctagaaggggcgatatagacaatttagagtagtgttctagaaagtgcgttatagacaattctagagtaggagtctagaaagttctttacccttggattgatgacaagtgtcacaatcctaaccattctttgtaccaagagttccctataaatagaggggctctcatttgtgtaaatcaccaagcaataagagaaacaagttctctagagcatctctctctatcttctctctctagtttgttctctattgtcttgagtcctttagaaagcttacttaggagctttgtgggagagaaagcctcctaaggccgcacgggtcgagtgaagaaattctaagtccgtgacagttggtatcagagctatccAGGTTAGGATGGCGGATCCAAGTGAGATCACCATGGAGGTCCAGGagacaagaaagagcaagaggtcgaaggactcaagctcatctatggagtctcgtctcgatgggatcgagagggccatggccaagatattggccaagatcGAGGAATGGGATCAGTCTCACAGGGAGGTGAGCACCCTCGACAACACAGTGACCAGGATGGAGGTGGCGGTAGCGGATGTCAGAGACCGACTTGACATCGTGGAGCAAGGTAtggaggagctaggattggagggacaatCCGAATCGCTCAAGGAGTCCATTCTAAGCACCATCCACCCTACCATCGAAGCACAACGTGTTGAGAACGTTGCTTTCCAAGACCGGGTCTTGGGGGAGCTAACGAAACTCCATGGGCAAATGGAGGAATACCGCGTCAGTCTAGAGGAGACCAAGGCGGATTGGGCTATATGCAAGCGTGCAGTGGCCAATGGGGGCGTCGTCGGAGCTGGGATGATggcgacaccaagggtggatacccccaaaccaaaagagttcgatggcaagcgggatgccaaagaacttgacaactacatgtggcacatggagcgctactttgaagctttgaacatgcaagacgagcgtgtcaaggtacgtactgcttccctctatcttactaatcttgctggtacttggtggcgtcgtaaacatagtgagatagagaagggtacttgctccattgattcttgggaagagttcaagcgtgAACTCAAGAGGCAATTCTATCCCGAGAATGTGGCTATTCATgcgcggaagagaatgaaggagttgaagcacacttcttctatccgcaactatgttgaggaattttctgccctcatgcttcaaattacaaacatgagtgaagaagatctcctcttcaacttcatcgacggtctcaaatcttgggtggctcaagaactcaagcgtcgcggagtcaacgacatctccaccgccCTGACCGTGGCAGAgaccttagaagaatttgagtacCATAAGAGTGACAACTCTTCAAAGTCCAAGTCTTCGAAAGATAATCACACTAAGGGTGGGGGAGCGAAGGGGTTCAAGCCGCCACAATACAAAGACCGTGGagacaagccttcaacatcaaaggagggcaagaaggactactcaaaggacaagaagccaaaggatgcttgcttcctttgtaaCGGACCGCATTGGGCTAGGGATTGTCCCAAGAGGAAGGCCCTCAACGCTatgttggaggagaaggaagttcaagagaagtcgcacctggggtgtctacaacttctcaactccctCAAGGCAAGCACGAAGCCAACCACCAAGGAtgggtctttgatgtttgtagaggTGTTCGTTaatgggaagaagagtcacgccatggtcgactcaggagcttctcacaacttcattaagaaggaagaggccacacggctagggattcctcttaagaagggtcaaggatggctgaagactgtgaattctgaagccaaaccccttgatggcgtagctcacggggtggagctacaacttggcacGTGGAAAGGAACGGTGGATTTCTCGGTCGCTCCTATGGATGATTTCGACATCGTGTtggggatggaattcttgagacagttcaatgtagtgtctcttccccACTATAACTCGG comes from the Carya illinoinensis cultivar Pawnee chromosome 8, C.illinoinensisPawnee_v1, whole genome shotgun sequence genome and includes:
- the LOC122318999 gene encoding probable disease resistance protein At4g27220 isoform X4, which produces MELVISIVAKIAEYTVAPIGQWLCYSCHYNSNMENLRDFKRSVLDSIDAASRNGEEIKDDVKTWLAKVDGILHQLATEILGGGEAEASSRSSNAACLNLKHRHQLSREAKKIVENIAGLLKNGDFSTVGFRPAAQEIVNPKTREYLSLDSRISIMEGIMEALGDANINRIGVWGLAGVGKTTLMKEIFKKAKEESLFHEVALANVTDTPDVIRIQGEIAEMLGLELDSEKIVTVREGRLRARLEKDNAKKILVILDDVWKELDLEEIGITPSERCKVLLTSRDWQVLANEMCTEENSFKLDILGEEEAWKLFEKMAGDSIKDDHDLQNEAIKVAKACEGLPIALVTVSKALKNKNLSTWKDALVQLTRPTPEHDTRIWSRVYSCIELSYIHLDGREVRSLFLLCARQGYYISYRDLLRYGFGLRLFYGIDTLEKARNRLETLVNNLRDSCLLLQSPHSSEEFYMHDVVRRVATIIASNDHMFVMRGDGGQKAWPDVDALKICEALSIHGGDHIHKYPNKIECPNLRYFHVQCKNRYLATPSSTSFQGMGKLEDIFFQGMDKLEVLSLTKIQLSSLLSLRNLQTLCLDECNLGDIHGIGELKNLVILSLARSDISNLPTEIGLLTRLRLLDLSSCYELKVIPPNVLSSLVNLEELYMRNITVRWEVEGPSNEGKNASLAELKKLSHLITLEIDIPDANNLPIDLFTEKLKRYMICIGGTWYPIFKELAFSRMLKLELNMSFQLDFGIKMLLKRTEYLHLDESNITESVLYQLDREDFQQLKHLCIKNNGNIKHIPGLRTSVVAFPILETFVLENMISLVEICQGNLPLESFKNLKVLTVYNCEKLRFIFSSSIARGLSLLKVLMITRCNNLGAIFVKEEDGIEDQGDMMLFGRLQTLVLRDLPKLVGFLSTKDSFMPDCRETNSEDNHDLQLPLLRHDQVSFPSLQTLRMLGLPKIKYVWSCGQEPKTVFRCLEQLQVLEIIDCGVEEIVAVEKGGEAVAIRTLVFPQVTQLYFRDLRRLKWFYKGVHVSKWPMLKEMTIQECHKVEIFASKVVSFEKAVEDQRQSEMSNIKQPLFSVDELSFPSLKKLDISSMDKLEIVWQDQVAATSFPNIPNANNLPANMFSEKLERYRICIGVQSYSRDFMREVAFSRVLKLKLNLSFQLDVGIKMLLKRSEYLYLDEENSSKSVLYEVDREDFQQLKHLHIQNNGNIKHIPELRTFPILEAFVLKNMFSLEEICQGKLPLSSFKNLKVLKVENCEKLRFIFSSSIARGLSLLEELKIKRCNNVGAIFVKEEEDGI
- the LOC122318999 gene encoding probable disease resistance protein At4g27220 isoform X2 — protein: MELVISIVAKIAEYTVAPIGQWLCYSCHYNSNMENLRDFKRSVLDSIDAASRNGEEIKDDVKTWLAKVDGILHQLATEILGGGEAEASSRSSNAACLNLKHRHQLSREAKKIVENIAGLLKNGDFSTVGFRPAAQEIVNPKTREYLSLDSRISIMEGIMEALGDANINRIGVWGLAGVGKTTLMKEIFKKAKEESLFHEVALANVTDTPDVIRIQGEIAEMLGLELDSEKIVTVREGRLRARLEKDNAKKILVILDDVWKELDLEEIGITPSERCKVLLTSRDWQVLANEMCTEENSFKLDILGEEEAWKLFEKMAGDSIKDDHDLQNEAIKVAKACEGLPIALVTVSKALKNKNLSTWKDALVQLTRPTPEHDTRIWSRVYSCIELSYIHLDGREVRSLFLLCARQGYYISYRDLLRYGFGLRLFYGIDTLEKARNRLETLVNNLRDSCLLLQSPHSSEEFYMHDVVRRVATIIASNDHMFVMRGDGGQKAWPDVDALKICEALSIHGGDHIHKYPNKIECPNLRYFHVQCKNRYLATPSSTSFQGMGKLEDIFFQGMDKLEVLSLTKIQLSSLLSLRNLQTLCLDECNLGDIHGIGELKNLVILSLARSDISNLPTEIGLLTRLRLLDLSSCYELKVIPPNVLSSLVNLEELYMRNITVRWEVEGPSNEGKNASLAELKKLSHLITLEIDIPDANNLPIDLFTEKLKRYMICIGGTWYPIFKELAFSRMLKLELNMSFQLDFGIKMLLKRTEYLHLDESNITESVLYQLDREDFQQLKHLCIKNNGNIKHIPGLRTSVVAFPILETFVLENMISLVEICQGNLPLESFKNLKVLTVYNCEKLRFIFSSSIARGLSLLKVLMITRCNNLGAIFVKEEDGIEDQGDMMLFGRLQTLVLRDLPKLVGFLSTKDSFMPDCRETNSEDNHDLQLPLLRHDQVSFPSLQTLRMLGLPKIKYVWSCGQEPKTVFRCLEQLQVLEIIDCGVEEIVAVEKGGEAVAIRTLVFPQVTQLYFRDLRRLKWFYKGVHVSKWPMLKEMTIQECHKVEIFASKVVSFEKAVEDQRQSEMSNIKQPLFSVDELSFPSLKELDISGMDKLEIVWQDQVAATSFPNIPNANNLSANFFFEKLERYRICIGVQSYLMREVGLSRVLKLKLNLRFQLDVGIKMLMKRTEYLYLDEENSSKSVLYEVDREDFRQLKHLHIQNNGNIKHILESGTSVVAFPILDTFVLKNMFSLKEICQDKLPSESFKNLKVLNVDNCEKLIFIFPSSIARGLSLLEELKITRCNNLGAIFVKEEEDGIEDQGDMMLFGRLQTLVLEDLPKLVGFLSTKDSVMAYCRETNSEGNHDLQLPLLHHDQVSFPSLQTLCMEGLPKIKYVWSCGQEPKTVIRCLEQLQVLEIEDCGVEEIVAVERGGGGEAVAIRTLVFPQVTILNFRNLPRLQLVLQWSSCFKMADAERDEN